From one Rhineura floridana isolate rRhiFlo1 chromosome 4, rRhiFlo1.hap2, whole genome shotgun sequence genomic stretch:
- the ETF1 gene encoding eukaryotic peptide chain release factor subunit 1, protein MADDPSAADRNVEIWKIKKLIKSLEAARGNGTSMISLIIPPKDQISRVAKMLADEFGTASNIKSRVNRLSVLGAITSVQQRLKLYNKVPPNGLVVYCGTIVTEEGKEKKVNIDFEPFKPINTSLYLCDNKFHTEALTALLSDDSKFGFIVIDGSGALFGTLQGNTREVLHKFTVDLPKKHGRGGQSALRFARLRMEKRHNYVRKVAETAVQLFISGDKVNVAGLVLAGSADFKTELSQSDMFDQRLQSKVLKLVDISYGGENGFNQAIELSTEVLSNVKFIQEKKLIGRYFDEISQDTGKYCFGVEDTLKALEMGAVEILIVYENLDIMRYVLHCQGTEEEKILYLTPEQEKDKSHFTDKETGQEHELIESMPLLEWFANNYKKFGATLEIVTDKSQEGSQFVKGFGGIGGILRYRVDFQGMEYQGGDDEFFDLDDY, encoded by the exons gAATGGCACCAGCATGATATCATTGATCATTCCTCCCAAAGACCAGATTTCACGAGTGGCAAAAATGTTAGCTGATGAATTTGGTACAGCATCAAACATTAAATCTCGAGTGAATCGCCTTTCAGTCCTCGGCGCCATTACATCTGTACAGCAACGACTAAAACTTTATAACAAAG TACCTCCGAATGGTCTTGTTGTTTACTGTGGAACAATTGTGACAGAAGAAGGAAAAGAGAAGAAAGTGAACATTGATTTTGAACCTTTCAAACCAATAAATACATCGTTGTATTTGTGTGACAATAAATTCCATACAGAG GCCCTTACAGCACTACTGTCAGATGACAGCAAGTTTGGTTTTATTGTAATAGATGGTAGTGGTGCACTCTTCGGAACTCTTCAAGGAAACACCAGAGAAGTGCTGCACAAGTTCACAGTGGATCTCCCAAAGAAGCATG GAAGAGGAGGTCAGTCTGCCTTGCGTTTTGCTCGTTTGAGAATGGAGAAGCGCCACAACTACGTAAGGAAAGTAGCGGAAACGGCTGTACAGCTGTTCATTTCTGGCGACAAGGTGAACGTGGCTGGTCTTGTCTTAGCTGGGTCAGCTGACTTCAAAACTGAACTAAGTCAGTCAGACATGTTTGATCAG CGATTGCAATCCAAAGTACTAAAGCTAGTTGACATCTCATATGGTGGCGAAAATGGATTCAATCAAGCAATTGAATTGTCCACTGAGGTCCTATCTAATGTGAAATTCATTCAAGAAAAGAAACTAATAG GCCGATACTTTGATGAGATCAGTCAGGACACGGGAAAGTATTGTTTTGGTGTTGAAGACACTCTAAAGGCCTTAGAAATGGGAGCAGTAGAGATCCTGATAGTTTATGAAAACCTGGATATAATGAGATACGTTCTCCATTGCCAAGGCACAGAAG aggAGAAGATTCTCTATCTTACACCAGAACAAGAAAAAGATAAATCTCACTTCACAGATAAAGAG ACTGGACAGGAACACGAGCTGATAGAAAGCATGCCTCTGCTTGAGTGGTTTGCTAACAACTACAAAAAATTTGGAGCCACATTGGAAATTGTGACAGATAAGTCACAGGAAGGATCCCAGTTTGTGAAAGGATTTGGAGGAATTGGAG GTATCTTGCGGTACCGAGTGGACTTCCAGGGAATGGAATACCAAGGAGGAGACGATGAATTTTTTGACCTTGATGACTACTAG